One genomic window of Campylobacter curvus includes the following:
- a CDS encoding phage holin family protein — protein MKAIQNIKNTLVTILELAHIRLEMACLEISEQKERLLVAMIYILLATFFIFTAFISLLFGLNAFLENTESKISVFFIIAVIFLLLALTMTFFVVKFFKKQAFLSDTVSEIKQDIKALKEIINQPRDTLR, from the coding sequence ATAAAAGCGATTCAAAATATTAAAAACACCTTAGTCACGATACTTGAACTAGCTCACATCCGCCTTGAAATGGCCTGCCTGGAAATCAGCGAACAAAAAGAAAGGTTGCTGGTAGCGATGATTTACATCTTGCTAGCGACCTTTTTCATTTTTACAGCGTTTATAAGCTTGCTTTTCGGGCTAAACGCGTTTTTAGAAAACACAGAGTCTAAAATTTCAGTATTTTTTATCATCGCTGTTATTTTTTTACTGCTGGCTCTTACGATGACCTTTTTTGTAGTCAAATTCTTTAAAAAACAAGCCTTTTTGAGCGATACGGTGTCCGAGATAAAACAAGACATTAAAGCGCTAAAAGAGATCATAAATCAACCTCGAGACACGCTAAGATGA
- a CDS encoding DUF883 family protein, with protein sequence MNTQFEKKREELLGEIRDILTSAEELFDEKSKAGSEELKRLKESLNSRIDKAKQRFAVLQEDAMSNAKNIAKQTESLVQENPYKAIGVAGLIGLLLGVLISKK encoded by the coding sequence ATGAATACTCAGTTTGAAAAAAAACGTGAAGAGTTGCTAGGCGAAATTCGCGATATCCTCACAAGCGCAGAGGAGCTTTTCGACGAAAAGTCAAAAGCAGGATCAGAAGAGCTAAAGAGACTGAAAGAAAGCCTAAATTCTCGTATAGATAAGGCTAAACAGCGATTTGCCGTATTACAGGAAGACGCGATGAGCAACGCAAAAAATATAGCCAAACAAACCGAGTCTTTAGTGCAAGAAAATCCATATAAAGCTATCGGTGTGGCAGGTCTTATCGGCTTGTTACTCGGTGTGCTCATCAGCAAGAAATAG